The Setaria viridis chromosome 6, Setaria_viridis_v4.0, whole genome shotgun sequence genome contains a region encoding:
- the LOC117859588 gene encoding uncharacterized protein: MHHRPASSAVAAESSLPLSPADGFLCVKDGVDGMIKYVANEPSVGLYFVQQHSRASMPILLDVKGKLVEKTHEVTLHTEDMEDSICAVRSMADFGLPLADDMIKDINRSLQIMSKTQPKRGLIQNPSWGFQSGKSSGTWEELGATNGSSSRNYLSSMFNTAKQKASSLRWPQPDFTTKDDSSENSATSAAPESSQADGQGASMPDTERDEVPISSRLSDGTSTTNKGLPATDIAETVETYNKFKEEQELKLQEWLRESEKAEDNRD, encoded by the exons ATGCACCATCGCCCCGcttcctccgccgtcgccgccgagtcGTCGCTGCCCCTCTCCCCCGCCGACGGCTTCCTCTGCG TGAAGGACGGCGTGGACGGGATGATCAAGTACGTCGCCAACGAGCCCTCCGTCGGGCTCTACTTCGTCCAGCAACACTCCCGGGCGTCCATGCCCATCCTCCTCGATGTCAAG GGTAAACTTGTGGAAAAGACTCATGAGGTAACACTGCACACAGAAGACATGGAGGATTCAATTTGTGCCGTGAGATCCATGGCTGATTTTGGACTTCCACTTGCTGATGATATGATCAAGGACATAAATAGATCGCTGCAAATAATGTCAAAGACCCAACCAAAGAGAGG GTTGATCCAGAACCCCAGTTGGGGTTTCCAATCAGGGAAAAGCTCAGGAACATGGGAGGAGTTGGGTGCTACCAATGGAAGTAGCAGCCGGAACTACCTCTCTTCAATGTTCAACACCGCCAAGCAGAAGGCGTCCAGTCTCAGGTGGCCACAGCCTGATTTTACAACAAAAGATGACAGTAGTGAGAATTCAGCAACATCTGCTGCCCCAGAATCATCCCAAGCTGATGGACAAGGTGCATCAATGCCAGATACAGAAAGGGATGAGGTCCCCATTTCAAGTCGACTGTCAGATGGTACATCCACTACGAACAAGGGCTTGCCTGCTACTGATATTGCCGAAACGGTGGAGACTTACAATAAgttcaaagaagaacaagaactGAAACTTCAGGAGTGGCTTAGAGAGTCTGAAAAAGCTGAAGATAATAGAGACTGA